The Mucilaginibacter rubeus genomic interval GATACCCTTACCAGTAGTAGCGATGGTATGGGTTTGAGATTGATTTATTGGGCCGCTTTTTTTGTAAACTTTGATAAAATATCTATCTGGGGCGAAGGCTTTTTGTCTTCTGATAAATTTTTGGATAAGTATGCCCTAATTTATATGGGCGAACCCAATATTCACAATACCTTCCTGAACAACTATCTTGATTTTGGAATATTAGGGCTGTCGTTTTATGTTTTATTTTTGATTACCCTCTTTAGGTATGGTAAAAGCCTTTTCAATAACAGGGCCTATTGGGTTACTGCATTTATCCCTTTACTTGCCACTATGATGGTCTTATTCCCTGGCTACGATAACGACATTATTGTATACCTTATTTTGATTTTTATTATAGGTCAATTAAAATCCTTTAATTATAACAAATGCACATATAGCATGAGTTTATAAGGAAAACTGTTAATCATGAGAATTGCATTTATATTAAGCACTTGCGAGCCATCCGGGCCGTTTATCGTTGCAAAAGACATTATAAACAACATAGTTGGCGAACACGATGTAACTATTTATTATCTGAAAGAATCTGTGGCTAAATTAGATTTTAAGGCCCCCATCCATAAAGTGGACCTATTTACAAAAACCGACTTTTCGAGCTACGATGTTGTTCATTCACATGGTTTTTTAGGCGATTTTTATAGTTTCTTTAATAGAAAAACGATAAAAAAGCGCATCGCTACTTTACATCAGGAAATTAGACCTGTATACTCGTTCCGCTATAATCAATTCATAGGTATTGCTACCGAAAAAGTATGGTTTCAATTTATCAAGAAGGCAAATTGTATTGTTACTTTATCCAAATTGATGGCAGATACCTATAAACGTGCACTTCCCAAAAGCGCTATTAGTTTTGTACATAATGGTACAAGCCCCAATCCATCTGCGCTTGTTTTTAACGAAGAAGTAGATGCCCTTAATAAGCTAAAGCAGCAGTATAAAATAATTGGGGTGTCTTCAAGATTGGTTTATGGAAAAGGCATCGATCAGCTTATCCAGGCCTTAGCAATTGACGAAGAAAGGAAGTTTGGCTTGCTTTTAATTGGGGATGGAGACAAAAGGCTCGAGTTAATGGATCTGGCAAAAAAGTTAAACGTAAACGATAGGTGTCTATTTTTGGGCTACAAGCCAAATGCTATCGATTATTTTAAATATTTCGACTTGTATGGCATGACTTCAATGTCGGAAGGCTTTGGTTTATGTGTTATTGAGGCTGCCTCGCAAAAAATACCTGTTGTATGCTCAGATTTACCTGTATTTCGAGAGCTATTTGACAGTGATGAAGTTATGACTTATCAACTCGGAAACATCAATTCATTGTTAGCTACTCTCGTTGAAACGGACAGGAATAAAGAAGTACTGGCGAAAAAAATTTACTCAAAATATTCAAAGTGTTATACAGCGCAAATCATGGCTGCAAACTATATAAAACTCTATAATAGATAAATTATGGTGTACATGCCTACTTCAAAGCTTCTTATATCATTCAGGTTATCCAAAATCAATATATTAAATTAATTACTCCTAAGGAAAATAGCCACAAGATTATGGCTTAAATCATTTTAATTCTATTAACAACTATCTTTTTACTCACATATTATTGACGATACAGTTGTTCTCAATTTCTAACCCCCTCAACAATAAACTCCATGAACTATAAAGTTGCCCTATTAATTCCAACATTAAACGCCGGCTCACCTTGGCTTGAGGCACTTGAGAGTATAAAAAGTCAAACATACAATCTATCAAATAAAATAATAATAGACTCTGGATCAAAAGACAATACAATTAATCTTTCAAATCAATACGGATTTAAAGTAAAGGAAATTAATAAATCTGAATTTAATCATGGTAAAACCCGCCAGCAACTTGTTGAGCTCTCCGAAGATGCCGACATCTGCATTTTCTTAACACAGGATGCAATATTAGCCTCGCCCGACAGTATATCAAATATTGTGAGTGCTTTTGATGATCCTCAGGTAGGCATGGCATATGGCAGGCAACTTCCTCATAAAAATGCTCAAACGTTGGAAAGCCATGCACGTTTATATAACTACCCGGCCATATCACATATCAGGTCGTCTGAAGATATAAGCCAAATGGGCTTTAAAGTGTTTTTTTGTTCTAATTCTTTTGCCGCATACAGGCGGAACGCTCTTTTAGCAATTGGAGGTTTCCCAACAGATTCAATTATGGGAGAGGATGCGATTGTTGCCGCCAGGATGTTAACAGCCGGATACAAAAAAGCCTATGTTGCAGATGCAATTGTTTACCACTCTCATACTTATACCCTTGTGCAAGAATTTAGGAGGTACTTTGATACACGGGTTTTTCACGAACAAAATAAGTGGCTGATCCGTGATTTTGGCAAGCCCACGGGCGAAGGCTTCAAATTCATGAGATCTGAATTAAAATATGTTTTAAAACATAAAAAGAGCATCATCCTAAATTCTGTCTTCTCTTTGGGGGCAAAATGGCTGGGGTATAAAAGCGGTAAATTCTATAAAAAATTGCCAAAACAGATTTTAAAACGCTTCTCCATGCATTCATTTTACTGGAAATAAATAAAAGTAACTGCCTTAAATTTATCAGTCATTACTGCATTTTTCACGGTATCATGTTTTAAAATTGTTATTTAATTATAAAGAAATCATTTCAAATCCTACTCTATCTCAAACAAAAAAGGTTAATAATGAACTATTTGCCCACATTGATAAAATAAACACAAAATAAAATAGCAAATATTTAGTTTTTAATTGTAGCGTTTCAAGCAATTGCCCCGTAATTAAGTTTAACAAATGTTGATTTTATTTAAAATAAAATTGTTTTAGTAAAAAATTTTATATTTGCATAACTTAACCTTGATCGCAAATGCGTTATTCTAAACTACTTCAGCCATTCACATTTTTTTGTGATTTATTACTACTAAATATCGCGCTGCAATGTGCTCACCTGTTTATATTTACATTCTACTCATCCGAAATCCAGTCAATTGACTTTTTATTATTAGTTAATTTAACCTGGATCACTATAGCTTCGGTAACTAAAAACTATGTCATAAAACGCCCCTTAATGCTAAGTGACAACCTAAGCAAATTCATGACATCTATGGTTTATCACCTGGTGATGGTTCTTGGGATAGTGTACTTTTTTAAACTTTATGAGGTAAGCAGAATGGTGATGTTCTGTACTTATCTGTTGTTTTTCATCCTGATAGTTGCACAACGCTCTCTGATCTTTTTCACGCTTGATTATATCCGTAAAAAAGGGTACAACATAAAACATGTTATTATAGTTGGAAACACAGATATAGTCAATCGAGTAAAAAAGTCATTTTCGAAACATCCGGAGTATGGGTATAACTTTATTACAACTATCTCTGAAGATATGCTTGAAAGCCAGCCCAATGAAGTATTGTTTAATAAGATTCTTGAAGCGAGGCCCGACGAAGCGTTTATTTGCTATAAATACATGGATCAGCGCTTATTAAGAAAACTTGTTGATCTGGGCGACCAACATAATATTAAAATCAAACTGGTTTCAGATCTTGTGCTGGAAAATAGTTATGCCAGTATAGTTAACTACGAGAATCTGCCGGTAATTCAGCTTTCTTCTTCCATTGAGATTAGTCTGAAGATCATTTTCTTCAAACGTTGTTTCGATATCCTGTTTTCGCTGTTTGTGATGATCCCAGGACTCCCTGTGTTTATCGCGTTGGCTATCACAACTAAGTTAACGTCAAAGGGGCCCGTTTTTTACCGCCAGGAACGAATCGGCAGAAACCACAAGCCATTTAATATATACAAGTTCAGGAGCATG includes:
- a CDS encoding glycosyltransferase: MRIAFILSTCEPSGPFIVAKDIINNIVGEHDVTIYYLKESVAKLDFKAPIHKVDLFTKTDFSSYDVVHSHGFLGDFYSFFNRKTIKKRIATLHQEIRPVYSFRYNQFIGIATEKVWFQFIKKANCIVTLSKLMADTYKRALPKSAISFVHNGTSPNPSALVFNEEVDALNKLKQQYKIIGVSSRLVYGKGIDQLIQALAIDEERKFGLLLIGDGDKRLELMDLAKKLNVNDRCLFLGYKPNAIDYFKYFDLYGMTSMSEGFGLCVIEAASQKIPVVCSDLPVFRELFDSDEVMTYQLGNINSLLATLVETDRNKEVLAKKIYSKYSKCYTAQIMAANYIKLYNR
- a CDS encoding sugar transferase, whose amino-acid sequence is MRYSKLLQPFTFFCDLLLLNIALQCAHLFIFTFYSSEIQSIDFLLLVNLTWITIASVTKNYVIKRPLMLSDNLSKFMTSMVYHLVMVLGIVYFFKLYEVSRMVMFCTYLLFFILIVAQRSLIFFTLDYIRKKGYNIKHVIIVGNTDIVNRVKKSFSKHPEYGYNFITTISEDMLESQPNEVLFNKILEARPDEAFICYKYMDQRLLRKLVDLGDQHNIKIKLVSDLVLENSYASIVNYENLPVIQLSSSIEISLKIIFFKRCFDILFSLFVMIPGLPVFIALAITTKLTSKGPVFYRQERIGRNHKPFNIYKFRSMYVNSEQAGRPMLSKDKDPRITQWGSFLRKSRLDELPQFWNVLKGDMSIVGPRPERQYFIEQLIEESPNYHKLFKLKPGLTSIGQVNYGYAENVQEMRDRVRYDLIYLKNINFNNDLGIIFQTIRVMVQLKGK
- a CDS encoding glycosyltransferase, with the translated sequence MNYKVALLIPTLNAGSPWLEALESIKSQTYNLSNKIIIDSGSKDNTINLSNQYGFKVKEINKSEFNHGKTRQQLVELSEDADICIFLTQDAILASPDSISNIVSAFDDPQVGMAYGRQLPHKNAQTLESHARLYNYPAISHIRSSEDISQMGFKVFFCSNSFAAYRRNALLAIGGFPTDSIMGEDAIVAARMLTAGYKKAYVADAIVYHSHTYTLVQEFRRYFDTRVFHEQNKWLIRDFGKPTGEGFKFMRSELKYVLKHKKSIILNSVFSLGAKWLGYKSGKFYKKLPKQILKRFSMHSFYWK